In one window of Tripterygium wilfordii isolate XIE 37 chromosome 1, ASM1340144v1, whole genome shotgun sequence DNA:
- the LOC119999673 gene encoding uncharacterized protein LOC119999673, which produces MGFAKEEKSRKVLRGLKTVFFLITMVISFLVFTAPVLVVIADTLLPSALLSASLSSSSSSIQTIASHLNNYDFRYSLIDIPIISIVRSAIIICVYSFCDGPGLSRGPYLGITMICCAVSLIFVSIKASYVLIISNIGGVGGGDGGVKAMEIALFLCSLVLAIAHMFVAYRTSCKERRKLLIYKIDIEAVSACKNGFPRYQKILQEERVK; this is translated from the exons ATGGGTTttgcaaaagaagagaaatcaaGGAAAGTTTTGAGAGGGTTGAAGACTGTGTTCTTCTTGATAACTATGGTGATTTCTTTCCTTGTATTCACAGCACCAGTTCTTGTTGTAATAGCAGACACTCTTCTTCCCTCTGCTCTTCTCTCtgcctctctttcttcttcttcttcatcaatacAAACAATCGCTTCCCATCTCAATAACTATGATTTCAGATACTCCCTCATCGACATCCCTATCATCTCCATAGTCAGATCAGCTATCATAATCT GTGTGTACAGCTTCTGTGATGGGCCAGGGCTTTCAAGAGGGCCATATTTGGGGATCACAATGATATGTTGTGCGGTTTCTTTGATATTTGTTTCAATCAAGGCTTCCTATGTGTTGATTATTAGCAATATTGGAGGAGTTGGAGGTGGAGATGGGGGTGTTAAAGCTATGGAGATTGCTCTGTTTTTGTGTTCTCTGGTTCTGGCAATTGCTCATATGTTTGTTGCATATAGGACTAGTTGCAAGGAGAGAAGAAAGCTCCTTATTTACAAGATTGACATTGAAGCT GTTTCAGCTTGTAAAAATGGGTTCCCTAGATATCAAAAGATTCTCCAAGAAGAAAGAGTGAAGTGA
- the LOC120015942 gene encoding cytochrome P450 90A1-like, giving the protein MALPVFLLLCFLLSIVVIFILIRASRRRLLRLPPGNLGLPFVGETLQLISAYKTENPEPFIDERVSRFGPLFTTHVFGEPTVFSADPEVNRFILQNEGKLFDCSYPGSISNLLGKHSLLLMKGSLHKRMHSLTMSFGNSSIIKDHLLVDIDRLIRLNLDSWSDRVLLMEEAKTITFNLTVKQLMSYDPCEWTERLRKEYVLVIEGFFTLPSRLFSPTYSRAITARTKVAEALNLVVRRRRKEAVAISEGGGEKQNDMLAALLADDDGFSDEQIVDFLLALLVAGYETTSTIMTLAVKFLTETPLALAQLKEEHEGIRAKKSNNTEALEWSDYKSMPFTQCVINETLRVANIIGGIFRRAITNVPVKGYTIPKGWQVFASFRAVHLNLDHYKDARSFNPWRWQNKPVPTISGNVFMPFGGGPRLCPGYEIARVILSVFLHRIVTRYSWVPAEEDKLVFFPTTRTQKRYPIKVRRLNCDQAM; this is encoded by the exons ATGGCGCTTCCTGTTTTCCTCCTGCTCTGTTTTTTACTCTCGATCGTCGTGATATTCATCCTCATCCGAGCCTCCCGCCGCCGCCTCCTCCGACTGCCGCCGGGGAATCTCGGCCTTCCTTTCGTCGGCGAGACCTTGCAACTTATCTCTGCTTACAAGACCGAGAATCCGGAGCCGTTCATCGACGAGCGGGTGAGCCGGTTCGGACCGCTATTCACTACACATGTTTTCGGCGAACCGACCGTTTTCTCGGCCGATCCGGAGGTAAACCGGTTCATATTGCAAAACGAAGGGAAGCTGTTTGACTGTAGCTACCCCGGTTCGATATCGAACCTATTGGGGAAGCACTCGTTGTTGCTTATGAAGGGGAGTTTGCACAAGCGGATGCATTCTCTGACAATGAGTTTCGGGAATTCGTCGATTATTAAGGACCATCTTTTGGTGGATATAGACCGGTTGATCCGGCTCAATCTGGACTCCTGGTCCGACCGGGTCTTGCTCATGGAGGAAGCCAAGACG ATCACGTTTAATCTAACAGTGAAGCAGCTGATGAGTTACGATCCGTGTGAGTGGACAGAGAGGTTAAGGAAGGAGTACGTGCTTGTGATCGAAGGCTTTTTCACTCTTCCTAGTCGGCTCTTCTCCCCCACTTACAGCCGAGCCATCAct GCGAGGACGAAGGTGGCGGAGGCGTTGAATCTGGTGGTGCGACGGAGGAGGAAGGAGGCTGTGGCAATTagtgaaggaggaggagagaagcAGAATGACATGTTGGCGGCGCTGTTGGCGGACGATGATGGATTTTCCGATGAACAGATTGTGGATTTCCTGTTGGCTTTACTGGTCGCCGGTTACGAGACCACATCTACGATCATGACTTTGGCGGTGAAGTTCTTGACCGAAACCCCTCTGGCTTTGGCTCAGCTCAAG gagGAGCATGAAGGGATTAGGGCAAAGAAGAGTAATAATACAGAAGCACTTGAATGGAGTGATTACAAATCAATGCCATTCACTCAATGT GTTATTAACGAGACCTTGCGAGTAGCAAACATAATTGGTGGGATCTTTAGGAGGGCGATCACCAATGTCCCCGTAAAAG GCTACACTATCCCTAAAGGATGGCAGGTTTTCGCATCCTTTCGAGCTGTACATTTGAACCTTGATCACTACAAGGATGCTCGGTCTTTCAATCCATGGAGATGGCAG AACAAACCGGTACCGACAATTTCCGGGAATGTGTTCATGCCATTTGGAGGAGGCCCGCGGCTCTGCCCTGGTTATGAGATTGCAAGGGTTATCCTCTCCGTATTCCTTCACCGGATAGTTACCCGTTACAG TTGGGTTCCTGCTGAAGAAGACAAGTTGGTTTTCTTTCCGACGACCAGAACGCAGAAGAGGTATCCGATAAAAGTGCGGCGGTTAAACTGTGACCAAGCCATGTAA